One genomic segment of Roseovarius carneus includes these proteins:
- a CDS encoding lysine--tRNA ligase produces the protein MSDLRDAAMTSKAWPFEEARRVLKRYEKTPPEKGYVLFETGYGPSGLPHIGTFGEVLRTTMVQRAFEVISDIPTKLICFSDDLDGMRKVPGNVPQQEMLAEHMHRPLTSVPDPFGTHESFGHHNNAMLRRFLDAFGFEYEFYSAKEFYASGQFDEILRRACERYDEVMKVMLKSLRDERQQTYSIFLPIHPKTGRVLYVPMKNVDGVNHTVTFDDEDGREWTLPVTGGNVKLQWKPDFGARWAALDVDFEMYGKEHATNTAIYDRICEILGGRKPEHFSYELFLDENGQKISKSSGNGISIDEWLTYASTESLSYFMYLKPKTAKRMHFDVIPKAVDEYHQQLRAYVGQDAAQRANNPVWHIHGGDVPESHMVVPFSMLLNLASVAGAEDKTHLWGFIQRYAPDASPETHPDLDQAAGFAVAYYNDFVKPAKTYRPPTEQEREALIALRDALATHDGPRDDETLQGIVYAEGRDRFDPLKGWFKALYEVLLGASQGPRFGGFIALYGVEETIRLIDDALAGKLTSGS, from the coding sequence ATGTCCGATCTGCGCGACGCCGCGATGACTTCCAAAGCTTGGCCTTTCGAAGAAGCGCGCCGGGTTCTCAAACGCTACGAAAAGACACCACCCGAGAAGGGTTATGTGCTTTTCGAGACGGGATACGGGCCGTCCGGCCTGCCGCATATCGGCACGTTTGGCGAGGTGTTGCGCACCACGATGGTGCAGCGCGCCTTTGAGGTGATCAGCGATATTCCAACCAAGCTGATCTGCTTTTCCGACGATCTCGACGGGATGCGCAAAGTGCCGGGCAATGTGCCCCAGCAGGAGATGTTGGCCGAGCATATGCACAGGCCTTTGACATCCGTGCCCGACCCGTTCGGCACGCATGAAAGCTTCGGCCACCACAATAATGCCATGCTGCGGCGGTTTCTGGACGCGTTTGGCTTTGAGTATGAGTTCTACTCGGCCAAGGAGTTCTATGCCTCTGGTCAGTTTGACGAGATTCTGCGCCGGGCCTGTGAACGCTATGACGAAGTGATGAAGGTTATGTTAAAATCGCTGCGGGACGAGCGGCAGCAGACCTATTCCATCTTTCTGCCGATCCATCCCAAAACGGGCCGTGTTCTTTATGTGCCGATGAAAAATGTGGATGGCGTCAATCATACGGTAACCTTTGATGACGAAGATGGCCGTGAGTGGACGTTGCCTGTGACGGGCGGCAATGTGAAGCTGCAATGGAAGCCGGATTTCGGCGCGCGCTGGGCCGCGCTGGATGTTGATTTTGAGATGTATGGCAAGGAGCACGCGACGAATACTGCGATCTATGACCGGATTTGCGAGATCCTTGGCGGGCGCAAGCCTGAGCATTTCAGCTATGAGCTTTTCCTTGATGAGAATGGCCAGAAAATCTCCAAATCTTCGGGCAACGGGATCAGCATTGACGAGTGGTTGACCTATGCCTCGACCGAGAGCCTGAGCTATTTCATGTATCTCAAGCCGAAGACGGCCAAGCGGATGCATTTTGATGTGATCCCCAAAGCGGTGGACGAATATCACCAGCAATTGCGCGCCTATGTGGGGCAGGATGCGGCGCAGCGGGCCAATAACCCGGTCTGGCATATCCATGGCGGGGACGTGCCAGAGAGCCATATGGTCGTGCCGTTCTCTATGTTGCTCAACCTCGCGTCGGTCGCGGGGGCCGAGGACAAGACACATTTGTGGGGCTTTATCCAGCGTTATGCTCCTGACGCGTCGCCGGAGACGCATCCCGATCTGGATCAGGCGGCTGGGTTTGCCGTGGCCTATTACAATGATTTCGTGAAGCCCGCAAAAACCTACCGCCCCCCGACCGAGCAAGAGCGCGAGGCTTTGATCGCCCTGCGCGATGCATTGGCGACGCATGACGGACCGCGAGACGACGAGACGCTTCAGGGCATTGTCTATGCCGAGGGGCGCGACCGTTTTGACCCGCTCAAAGGGTGGTTCAAGGCACTTTACGAGGTTCTGTTGGGTGCGTCCCAAGGGCCGCGCTTCGGCGGGTTTATTGCGCTTTACGGGGTTGAAGAGACGATCCGGTTGATTGATGACGCGCTGGCGGGCAAGCTGACCTCAGGCAGTTGA
- a CDS encoding tellurite resistance TerB family protein, which translates to MTQTPPHSLSEQDCLVAVMIAVSASDEKIQTAELVKIETAVNNLPIFGAYDADRINTVAQVVFDLFSVEDGLDALFGLVRDNLPERLHETAYALACDVAAADGSIQETELRLLEEIRYELEIDRLHAAAIERGARARHMTL; encoded by the coding sequence ATGACCCAGACGCCCCCCCATTCACTCAGCGAGCAAGACTGCCTTGTTGCGGTGATGATCGCGGTCTCTGCCTCGGATGAGAAAATCCAGACGGCAGAGCTTGTGAAGATCGAGACGGCCGTGAACAACCTGCCTATCTTTGGCGCATATGATGCGGACCGGATCAACACCGTGGCGCAGGTGGTGTTTGATCTTTTCTCGGTCGAGGACGGGCTTGATGCGCTTTTCGGCCTCGTGCGCGACAACCTGCCCGAGCGGCTCCACGAAACGGCCTATGCGCTGGCCTGCGACGTGGCCGCCGCCGATGGCTCGATCCAAGAGACGGAGCTGCGCCTTTTGGAGGAGATTCGCTATGAACTTGAGATTGACCGCCTGCACGCCGCCGCGATCGAGCGCGGTGCCCGCGCGCGCCACATGACCCTTTAG
- a CDS encoding Lrp/AsnC ligand binding domain-containing protein: protein MRCVFINIRCKPGTSYKVAEQIVLREVHSELYSTSGPFDLLLKLYIPEDADVGKFINDNLLDITHIERTETTLTFKAF, encoded by the coding sequence ATGCGTTGCGTTTTCATCAACATCCGCTGCAAGCCCGGCACCTCCTACAAGGTGGCCGAACAGATCGTGCTGCGCGAGGTCCATTCCGAGCTCTACTCCACCTCCGGGCCCTTCGATCTGCTGCTAAAGCTCTACATCCCGGAAGATGCGGATGTGGGCAAATTCATCAACGACAATCTGCTCGATATCACACATATCGAACGGACCGAAACCACTCTGACCTTCAAGGCGTTCTGA